In one window of Tumebacillus algifaecis DNA:
- a CDS encoding heavy-metal-associated domain-containing protein: MAIHKLFVKGMSHPGDCEKIGHALRQVFGIQEVTINYHDAEVTVSYDERAASLHDFQQAIDDCGFQATAE; the protein is encoded by the coding sequence ATGGCGATCCACAAACTGTTTGTCAAAGGCATGAGCCATCCTGGCGATTGTGAAAAAATTGGCCACGCACTGCGCCAAGTTTTTGGGATTCAAGAAGTGACGATCAATTATCACGATGCTGAAGTGACGGTCAGCTATGATGAACGCGCCGCTTCCCTGCACGATTTTCAACAAGCGATCGACGATTGCGGATTTCAAGCGACTGCCGAGTGA